Genomic DNA from Haloarcula marina:
CACAGGTGAAACACCGGACCGGTACCATCATACTTGAATCACCTCAGCGGTAGGATTTCTGGTAGCGGGCCCGAGCGCCGGGACCGCCCCACTTCTTGGATTCGGACTGGCGAACGTCGTTGACCAGCAGCGAGCGGTCGAATTCCATGAACGCGTCGCGGAGTTCCGCGTCGTTCGTGAAGTCGACGAGACCGCGGGCGATGGCGGTTCGGGCGGCGTCGGCCTGCCCCATGACACCGCCACCTTCGACGGTGACGTCGACGTCGACGTCGTCGCGGAGTTCGTCCTCCGCGATGCGGAACGGCTCCAGCATCTTCAGCTGGGCCAGCTCCGGGTCGACCAGTTCGACCGGCTGGGAGTCGATACGCACGCGGCCCTCGCCCTCACGGATAGTCGCGCGGGCGACGGCGGTCTTCTTCTTTCCAGACGTGTTCGTTACCATGTCTTGTTCGCTCCGAGTGTCTCGCTCACTTCGCCGAGCGAGACGAACTTGATGTTCGACAGTCGGTCCAGCGAGGTGCCTTCGAGGACATCACTGTCCTTGTCGTGGGGGTTGCCCACGTAGACACGGACGTTCTCGAACGCCTCGCGGCCGCGCTGCTTCTTGTGGGGCAGCATGCCGCGAATCGAGCGCTTGAGGATGCCGTCCGGTCGCTTCGGGTAGAAGTACCCGTTGTCGTTGCCGATGTCGACGCGCTTCTTGTACTTCTCGGTAATCTGGTCTTCACGACCGGTGATGACCGCGCGTTCGGCGTTGACGACGGCGACGGACTGTCCGTCGAGGGCTTTCTCGGCGACTTGCGATGCCACGCGGCCCATGATACAATCACGGGCGTCGACGACCACGTCGGCGTCGAACTCTGCGAGGCTCATCGAATCACCCGCACGTGAGAGCCCTCTGGGTTGTTTTCGATTGCCTGTTCGAGTGATACAGCCTCTCCGACCTGGTCGATTTTCTTCTCGGCGGTTCCAGAGAAGTCGACTGCGGCGACGGTGACGTCCTTC
This window encodes:
- a CDS encoding 30S ribosomal protein S9, producing the protein MVTNTSGKKKTAVARATIREGEGRVRIDSQPVELVDPELAQLKMLEPFRIAEDELRDDVDVDVTVEGGGVMGQADAARTAIARGLVDFTNDAELRDAFMEFDRSLLVNDVRQSESKKWGGPGARARYQKSYR
- a CDS encoding 50S ribosomal protein L13 is translated as MSLAEFDADVVVDARDCIMGRVASQVAEKALDGQSVAVVNAERAVITGREDQITEKYKKRVDIGNDNGYFYPKRPDGILKRSIRGMLPHKKQRGREAFENVRVYVGNPHDKDSDVLEGTSLDRLSNIKFVSLGEVSETLGANKTW